A window from Parambassis ranga chromosome 13, fParRan2.1, whole genome shotgun sequence encodes these proteins:
- the mcamb gene encoding melanoma cell adhesion molecule b isoform X1, giving the protein MALRNTVALLVGLVALFHTWGAWAIVEVNMEDKVEVSIKETAQITCMYTSDEGSGGMVIEWFYVTRSGDKQRIYHQDPVSNTVDKGTPYMDRINVSTATGVVVLTISDVQVEDEREFTCRIKGLTDGSGEGRTKLRVFATPERPTIEAVETGVSVDKFEPSKIGTCEVKNGYPRPNVTWYRDNMPLLSSPGDTIIEFRTTTESNGLLSVVSELSRKVVKEDKNAKFYCEVNYFVPGATQMTESAPITITIYYPSTEVYIWVESPKGKIKEGDVVELRCTGNGNDPSALLSIKHTRSGETWETDTAQINATRINSGEYECQIVDTESFESLTNTTEVFVNYLDPAVVVPEQPAMVLQGKDVMATCNAVSSLQTETTWFKDGEEISKGHTLILTNATFDTSGTYTCVVSVTELEDMQTNGTLIVHVQGPPQIRKDRTVIETVNREVDLKCHVRGYPVPTIIWTAGGKVSKGFQKVTENGVESVLKVQVTSDMTAVCNASNEYGSDTSTFNIKAIAHTTTQATSTTTTTTISNPSVKTETAKPPKKVKKESNGVIIAVVIICLLLLAVLGSVLYFLYKKGKICGRSGKQDLTKSNKDNIVVEMKSDNTEEAILLGVNGEKQPQSHQ; this is encoded by the exons caTGGGCCATTGTGGAGGTGAACATGGAGGACAAAGTGGAGGTGTCCATCAAAGAAACTGCTCAGATCACCTGCATGTACACATCAGATGAAGGCAGTGGTGGAATGGTCATAGAGTGGTTCTAC GTGACACGTTCAGGTGACAAGCAGAGAATCTACCATCAGGATCCAGTCTCCAACACTGTGGACAAAGGCACTCCGTACATGGACCGGATCAACGTGAGCACAGCCACCGGAGTGGTGGTGTTGACCATCAGTGACGTGCAGGTGGAAGATGAAAGGGAATTTACCTGCCGCATCAAAGGTCTCACAGATGGAAGTGGAGAGGGACGCACCAAGCTGAGGGTGTTTG CAACACCGGAGCGTCCTACCATTGAAGCTGTGGAAACAGGGGTCTCAGTCGACAAATTCGAGCCCTCCAAG ATTGGGACTTGTGAGGTCAAAAATGGATACCCTAGGCCAAATGTCACTTGGTACAGAGACAACATGCCGCTTCTCAGCAGTCCAGGTG ACACAATCATAGAGTTTCGCACCACTACAGAATCAAATGGTCTGTTATCAGTCGTTAGTGAGCTGAGTAGGAAGGTGGTGAAAGAagataaaaatgcaaaattctACTGCGAGGTCAACTACTTTGTTCCTGGAGCAACCCAGATGACTGAGAGCGCCCCCATTACCATCACCATATACT acCCCTCCACTGAAGTATACATTTGGGTTGAGTCGCCAAAGGGCAAAATCAAGGAAGGGGATGTTGTTGAGCTCCGCTGCACTGGCAACGGAAATGATCCATCTGCACTCCTTTCAATCAAGCACACAAGA AGTGGTGAGACCTGGGAGACTGACACGGCGCAGATCAATGCGACCCGTATTAACAGTGGAGAGTACGAGTGCCAAATCGTAGACACGGAGAGCTTCGAGTCCCTCACAAATACCACTGAAGTGTTTGTCAATT ATCTCGATCCTGCCGTTGTGGTGCCTGAACAACCTGCAATGGTGCTCCAAGGAAAGGATGTGATGGCCACCTGTAATGCCGTCTCTTCTCTCCAGACAGAAACAACCTGGTTTAAG gatggagaggagatttCAAAAGGTCACACTCTGATCCTGACGAATGCTACATTCGACACATCAGGGACGTACACGTGTGTCGTGTCCGTTACAGAGCTTGAGGATATGCAGACAAACGGCACACTTATTGTTCATGTCCAGG gccCACCACAAATACGGAAGGACCGCACAGTAATAGAGACTGTTAACAGGGAGGTGGACCTGAAATGTCACGTCAGAGGCTACCCTGTCCCCACCATTATCTGGACCGCTGGCGGAAAG gtcAGCAAAGGATTTCAAAAAGTCACGGAGAACGGAGTTGAAAGTGTGCTCAAGGTCCAAGTCACCTCTGACATGACCGCTGTGTGCAACGCCTCCAATGAATACGGCTCTGACACAAGTACCTTCAACATAAAAGCCA TtgcacacaccaccacacaggCAACAAGCACTACAACCACCACTACCATTTCCAATCCCTCAG tcaaaacagaaacagcaaAGCCACCAAAGAAAGTCAAGAAAG AGAGCAACGGTGTTATCATTGCTGTTGTCATCATCTGCCTCCTGCTCCTGGCTGTCTTGGGGAGTGTGCTCTATTTCCTCTACAAGAAGGGGAAGATCTGTGGCCGATCCGGCAAGCAGGACCT cACTAAATCCAACAAGGACAACATCGTGGTGGAGATGAAGAGTGACAACACAGAGGAAGCGATTCTCCTCGGTGTCAACGgagaaaaacaaccacaaagtcATCAG TAA
- the mcamb gene encoding melanoma cell adhesion molecule b isoform X3, with the protein MALRNTVALLVGLVALFHTWGAWAIVEVNMEDKVEVSIKETAQITCMYTSDEGSGGMVIEWFYVTRSGDKQRIYHQDPVSNTVDKGTPYMDRINVSTATGVVVLTISDVQVEDEREFTCRIKGLTDGSGEGRTKLRVFATPERPTIEAVETGVSVDKFEPSKIGTCEVKNGYPRPNVTWYRDNMPLLSSPGDTIIEFRTTTESNGLLSVVSELSRKVVKEDKNAKFYCEVNYFVPGATQMTESAPITITIYYPSTEVYIWVESPKGKIKEGDVVELRCTGNGNDPSALLSIKHTRSGETWETDTAQINATRINSGEYECQIVDTESFESLTNTTEVFVNYLDPAVVVPEQPAMVLQGKDVMATCNAVSSLQTETTWFKDGEEISKGHTLILTNATFDTSGTYTCVVSVTELEDMQTNGTLIVHVQGPPQIRKDRTVIETVNREVDLKCHVRGYPVPTIIWTAGGKVSKGFQKVTENGVESVLKVQVTSDMTAVCNASNEYGSDTSTFNIKAIKTETAKPPKKVKKESNGVIIAVVIICLLLLAVLGSVLYFLYKKGKICGRSGKQDLTKSNKDNIVVEMKSDNTEEAILLGVNGEKQPQSHQ; encoded by the exons caTGGGCCATTGTGGAGGTGAACATGGAGGACAAAGTGGAGGTGTCCATCAAAGAAACTGCTCAGATCACCTGCATGTACACATCAGATGAAGGCAGTGGTGGAATGGTCATAGAGTGGTTCTAC GTGACACGTTCAGGTGACAAGCAGAGAATCTACCATCAGGATCCAGTCTCCAACACTGTGGACAAAGGCACTCCGTACATGGACCGGATCAACGTGAGCACAGCCACCGGAGTGGTGGTGTTGACCATCAGTGACGTGCAGGTGGAAGATGAAAGGGAATTTACCTGCCGCATCAAAGGTCTCACAGATGGAAGTGGAGAGGGACGCACCAAGCTGAGGGTGTTTG CAACACCGGAGCGTCCTACCATTGAAGCTGTGGAAACAGGGGTCTCAGTCGACAAATTCGAGCCCTCCAAG ATTGGGACTTGTGAGGTCAAAAATGGATACCCTAGGCCAAATGTCACTTGGTACAGAGACAACATGCCGCTTCTCAGCAGTCCAGGTG ACACAATCATAGAGTTTCGCACCACTACAGAATCAAATGGTCTGTTATCAGTCGTTAGTGAGCTGAGTAGGAAGGTGGTGAAAGAagataaaaatgcaaaattctACTGCGAGGTCAACTACTTTGTTCCTGGAGCAACCCAGATGACTGAGAGCGCCCCCATTACCATCACCATATACT acCCCTCCACTGAAGTATACATTTGGGTTGAGTCGCCAAAGGGCAAAATCAAGGAAGGGGATGTTGTTGAGCTCCGCTGCACTGGCAACGGAAATGATCCATCTGCACTCCTTTCAATCAAGCACACAAGA AGTGGTGAGACCTGGGAGACTGACACGGCGCAGATCAATGCGACCCGTATTAACAGTGGAGAGTACGAGTGCCAAATCGTAGACACGGAGAGCTTCGAGTCCCTCACAAATACCACTGAAGTGTTTGTCAATT ATCTCGATCCTGCCGTTGTGGTGCCTGAACAACCTGCAATGGTGCTCCAAGGAAAGGATGTGATGGCCACCTGTAATGCCGTCTCTTCTCTCCAGACAGAAACAACCTGGTTTAAG gatggagaggagatttCAAAAGGTCACACTCTGATCCTGACGAATGCTACATTCGACACATCAGGGACGTACACGTGTGTCGTGTCCGTTACAGAGCTTGAGGATATGCAGACAAACGGCACACTTATTGTTCATGTCCAGG gccCACCACAAATACGGAAGGACCGCACAGTAATAGAGACTGTTAACAGGGAGGTGGACCTGAAATGTCACGTCAGAGGCTACCCTGTCCCCACCATTATCTGGACCGCTGGCGGAAAG gtcAGCAAAGGATTTCAAAAAGTCACGGAGAACGGAGTTGAAAGTGTGCTCAAGGTCCAAGTCACCTCTGACATGACCGCTGTGTGCAACGCCTCCAATGAATACGGCTCTGACACAAGTACCTTCAACATAAAAGCCA tcaaaacagaaacagcaaAGCCACCAAAGAAAGTCAAGAAAG AGAGCAACGGTGTTATCATTGCTGTTGTCATCATCTGCCTCCTGCTCCTGGCTGTCTTGGGGAGTGTGCTCTATTTCCTCTACAAGAAGGGGAAGATCTGTGGCCGATCCGGCAAGCAGGACCT cACTAAATCCAACAAGGACAACATCGTGGTGGAGATGAAGAGTGACAACACAGAGGAAGCGATTCTCCTCGGTGTCAACGgagaaaaacaaccacaaagtcATCAG TAA
- the mcamb gene encoding melanoma cell adhesion molecule b isoform X5 — protein sequence MALRNTVALLVGLVALFHTWGAWAIVEVNMEDKVEVSIKETAQITCMYTSDEGSGGMVIEWFYVTRSGDKQRIYHQDPVSNTVDKGTPYMDRINVSTATGVVVLTISDVQVEDEREFTCRIKGLTDGSGEGRTKLRVFATPERPTIEAVETGVSVDKFEPSKIGTCEVKNGYPRPNVTWYRDNMPLLSSPGDTIIEFRTTTESNGLLSVVSELSRKVVKEDKNAKFYCEVNYFVPGATQMTESAPITITIYYPSTEVYIWVESPKGKIKEGDVVELRCTGNGNDPSALLSIKHTRSGETWETDTAQINATRINSGEYECQIVDTESFESLTNTTEVFVNYLDPAVVVPEQPAMVLQGKDVMATCNAVSSLQTETTWFKDGEEISKGHTLILTNATFDTSGTYTCVVSVTELEDMQTNGTLIVHVQGPPQIRKDRTVIETVNREVDLKCHVRGYPVPTIIWTAGGKVSKGFQKVTENGVESVLKVQVTSDMTAVCNASNEYGSDTSTFNIKAKSNGVIIAVVIICLLLLAVLGSVLYFLYKKGKICGRSGKQDLTKSNKDNIVVEMKSDNTEEAILLGVNGEKQPQSHQ from the exons caTGGGCCATTGTGGAGGTGAACATGGAGGACAAAGTGGAGGTGTCCATCAAAGAAACTGCTCAGATCACCTGCATGTACACATCAGATGAAGGCAGTGGTGGAATGGTCATAGAGTGGTTCTAC GTGACACGTTCAGGTGACAAGCAGAGAATCTACCATCAGGATCCAGTCTCCAACACTGTGGACAAAGGCACTCCGTACATGGACCGGATCAACGTGAGCACAGCCACCGGAGTGGTGGTGTTGACCATCAGTGACGTGCAGGTGGAAGATGAAAGGGAATTTACCTGCCGCATCAAAGGTCTCACAGATGGAAGTGGAGAGGGACGCACCAAGCTGAGGGTGTTTG CAACACCGGAGCGTCCTACCATTGAAGCTGTGGAAACAGGGGTCTCAGTCGACAAATTCGAGCCCTCCAAG ATTGGGACTTGTGAGGTCAAAAATGGATACCCTAGGCCAAATGTCACTTGGTACAGAGACAACATGCCGCTTCTCAGCAGTCCAGGTG ACACAATCATAGAGTTTCGCACCACTACAGAATCAAATGGTCTGTTATCAGTCGTTAGTGAGCTGAGTAGGAAGGTGGTGAAAGAagataaaaatgcaaaattctACTGCGAGGTCAACTACTTTGTTCCTGGAGCAACCCAGATGACTGAGAGCGCCCCCATTACCATCACCATATACT acCCCTCCACTGAAGTATACATTTGGGTTGAGTCGCCAAAGGGCAAAATCAAGGAAGGGGATGTTGTTGAGCTCCGCTGCACTGGCAACGGAAATGATCCATCTGCACTCCTTTCAATCAAGCACACAAGA AGTGGTGAGACCTGGGAGACTGACACGGCGCAGATCAATGCGACCCGTATTAACAGTGGAGAGTACGAGTGCCAAATCGTAGACACGGAGAGCTTCGAGTCCCTCACAAATACCACTGAAGTGTTTGTCAATT ATCTCGATCCTGCCGTTGTGGTGCCTGAACAACCTGCAATGGTGCTCCAAGGAAAGGATGTGATGGCCACCTGTAATGCCGTCTCTTCTCTCCAGACAGAAACAACCTGGTTTAAG gatggagaggagatttCAAAAGGTCACACTCTGATCCTGACGAATGCTACATTCGACACATCAGGGACGTACACGTGTGTCGTGTCCGTTACAGAGCTTGAGGATATGCAGACAAACGGCACACTTATTGTTCATGTCCAGG gccCACCACAAATACGGAAGGACCGCACAGTAATAGAGACTGTTAACAGGGAGGTGGACCTGAAATGTCACGTCAGAGGCTACCCTGTCCCCACCATTATCTGGACCGCTGGCGGAAAG gtcAGCAAAGGATTTCAAAAAGTCACGGAGAACGGAGTTGAAAGTGTGCTCAAGGTCCAAGTCACCTCTGACATGACCGCTGTGTGCAACGCCTCCAATGAATACGGCTCTGACACAAGTACCTTCAACATAAAAGCCA AGAGCAACGGTGTTATCATTGCTGTTGTCATCATCTGCCTCCTGCTCCTGGCTGTCTTGGGGAGTGTGCTCTATTTCCTCTACAAGAAGGGGAAGATCTGTGGCCGATCCGGCAAGCAGGACCT cACTAAATCCAACAAGGACAACATCGTGGTGGAGATGAAGAGTGACAACACAGAGGAAGCGATTCTCCTCGGTGTCAACGgagaaaaacaaccacaaagtcATCAG TAA
- the mcamb gene encoding melanoma cell adhesion molecule b isoform X2 has protein sequence MALRNTVALLVGLVALFHTWGAWAIVEVNMEDKVEVSIKETAQITCMYTSDEGSGGMVIEWFYVTRSGDKQRIYHQDPVSNTVDKGTPYMDRINVSTATGVVVLTISDVQVEDEREFTCRIKGLTDGSGEGRTKLRVFATPERPTIEAVETGVSVDKFEPSKIGTCEVKNGYPRPNVTWYRDNMPLLSSPDTIIEFRTTTESNGLLSVVSELSRKVVKEDKNAKFYCEVNYFVPGATQMTESAPITITIYYPSTEVYIWVESPKGKIKEGDVVELRCTGNGNDPSALLSIKHTRSGETWETDTAQINATRINSGEYECQIVDTESFESLTNTTEVFVNYLDPAVVVPEQPAMVLQGKDVMATCNAVSSLQTETTWFKDGEEISKGHTLILTNATFDTSGTYTCVVSVTELEDMQTNGTLIVHVQGPPQIRKDRTVIETVNREVDLKCHVRGYPVPTIIWTAGGKVSKGFQKVTENGVESVLKVQVTSDMTAVCNASNEYGSDTSTFNIKAIAHTTTQATSTTTTTTISNPSVKTETAKPPKKVKKESNGVIIAVVIICLLLLAVLGSVLYFLYKKGKICGRSGKQDLTKSNKDNIVVEMKSDNTEEAILLGVNGEKQPQSHQ, from the exons caTGGGCCATTGTGGAGGTGAACATGGAGGACAAAGTGGAGGTGTCCATCAAAGAAACTGCTCAGATCACCTGCATGTACACATCAGATGAAGGCAGTGGTGGAATGGTCATAGAGTGGTTCTAC GTGACACGTTCAGGTGACAAGCAGAGAATCTACCATCAGGATCCAGTCTCCAACACTGTGGACAAAGGCACTCCGTACATGGACCGGATCAACGTGAGCACAGCCACCGGAGTGGTGGTGTTGACCATCAGTGACGTGCAGGTGGAAGATGAAAGGGAATTTACCTGCCGCATCAAAGGTCTCACAGATGGAAGTGGAGAGGGACGCACCAAGCTGAGGGTGTTTG CAACACCGGAGCGTCCTACCATTGAAGCTGTGGAAACAGGGGTCTCAGTCGACAAATTCGAGCCCTCCAAG ATTGGGACTTGTGAGGTCAAAAATGGATACCCTAGGCCAAATGTCACTTGGTACAGAGACAACATGCCGCTTCTCAGCAGTCCAG ACACAATCATAGAGTTTCGCACCACTACAGAATCAAATGGTCTGTTATCAGTCGTTAGTGAGCTGAGTAGGAAGGTGGTGAAAGAagataaaaatgcaaaattctACTGCGAGGTCAACTACTTTGTTCCTGGAGCAACCCAGATGACTGAGAGCGCCCCCATTACCATCACCATATACT acCCCTCCACTGAAGTATACATTTGGGTTGAGTCGCCAAAGGGCAAAATCAAGGAAGGGGATGTTGTTGAGCTCCGCTGCACTGGCAACGGAAATGATCCATCTGCACTCCTTTCAATCAAGCACACAAGA AGTGGTGAGACCTGGGAGACTGACACGGCGCAGATCAATGCGACCCGTATTAACAGTGGAGAGTACGAGTGCCAAATCGTAGACACGGAGAGCTTCGAGTCCCTCACAAATACCACTGAAGTGTTTGTCAATT ATCTCGATCCTGCCGTTGTGGTGCCTGAACAACCTGCAATGGTGCTCCAAGGAAAGGATGTGATGGCCACCTGTAATGCCGTCTCTTCTCTCCAGACAGAAACAACCTGGTTTAAG gatggagaggagatttCAAAAGGTCACACTCTGATCCTGACGAATGCTACATTCGACACATCAGGGACGTACACGTGTGTCGTGTCCGTTACAGAGCTTGAGGATATGCAGACAAACGGCACACTTATTGTTCATGTCCAGG gccCACCACAAATACGGAAGGACCGCACAGTAATAGAGACTGTTAACAGGGAGGTGGACCTGAAATGTCACGTCAGAGGCTACCCTGTCCCCACCATTATCTGGACCGCTGGCGGAAAG gtcAGCAAAGGATTTCAAAAAGTCACGGAGAACGGAGTTGAAAGTGTGCTCAAGGTCCAAGTCACCTCTGACATGACCGCTGTGTGCAACGCCTCCAATGAATACGGCTCTGACACAAGTACCTTCAACATAAAAGCCA TtgcacacaccaccacacaggCAACAAGCACTACAACCACCACTACCATTTCCAATCCCTCAG tcaaaacagaaacagcaaAGCCACCAAAGAAAGTCAAGAAAG AGAGCAACGGTGTTATCATTGCTGTTGTCATCATCTGCCTCCTGCTCCTGGCTGTCTTGGGGAGTGTGCTCTATTTCCTCTACAAGAAGGGGAAGATCTGTGGCCGATCCGGCAAGCAGGACCT cACTAAATCCAACAAGGACAACATCGTGGTGGAGATGAAGAGTGACAACACAGAGGAAGCGATTCTCCTCGGTGTCAACGgagaaaaacaaccacaaagtcATCAG TAA
- the mcamb gene encoding melanoma cell adhesion molecule b isoform X4 codes for MEDKVEVSIKETAQITCMYTSDEGSGGMVIEWFYVTRSGDKQRIYHQDPVSNTVDKGTPYMDRINVSTATGVVVLTISDVQVEDEREFTCRIKGLTDGSGEGRTKLRVFATPERPTIEAVETGVSVDKFEPSKIGTCEVKNGYPRPNVTWYRDNMPLLSSPGDTIIEFRTTTESNGLLSVVSELSRKVVKEDKNAKFYCEVNYFVPGATQMTESAPITITIYYPSTEVYIWVESPKGKIKEGDVVELRCTGNGNDPSALLSIKHTRSGETWETDTAQINATRINSGEYECQIVDTESFESLTNTTEVFVNYLDPAVVVPEQPAMVLQGKDVMATCNAVSSLQTETTWFKDGEEISKGHTLILTNATFDTSGTYTCVVSVTELEDMQTNGTLIVHVQGPPQIRKDRTVIETVNREVDLKCHVRGYPVPTIIWTAGGKVSKGFQKVTENGVESVLKVQVTSDMTAVCNASNEYGSDTSTFNIKAIAHTTTQATSTTTTTTISNPSVKTETAKPPKKVKKESNGVIIAVVIICLLLLAVLGSVLYFLYKKGKICGRSGKQDLTKSNKDNIVVEMKSDNTEEAILLGVNGEKQPQSHQ; via the exons ATGGAGGACAAAGTGGAGGTGTCCATCAAAGAAACTGCTCAGATCACCTGCATGTACACATCAGATGAAGGCAGTGGTGGAATGGTCATAGAGTGGTTCTAC GTGACACGTTCAGGTGACAAGCAGAGAATCTACCATCAGGATCCAGTCTCCAACACTGTGGACAAAGGCACTCCGTACATGGACCGGATCAACGTGAGCACAGCCACCGGAGTGGTGGTGTTGACCATCAGTGACGTGCAGGTGGAAGATGAAAGGGAATTTACCTGCCGCATCAAAGGTCTCACAGATGGAAGTGGAGAGGGACGCACCAAGCTGAGGGTGTTTG CAACACCGGAGCGTCCTACCATTGAAGCTGTGGAAACAGGGGTCTCAGTCGACAAATTCGAGCCCTCCAAG ATTGGGACTTGTGAGGTCAAAAATGGATACCCTAGGCCAAATGTCACTTGGTACAGAGACAACATGCCGCTTCTCAGCAGTCCAGGTG ACACAATCATAGAGTTTCGCACCACTACAGAATCAAATGGTCTGTTATCAGTCGTTAGTGAGCTGAGTAGGAAGGTGGTGAAAGAagataaaaatgcaaaattctACTGCGAGGTCAACTACTTTGTTCCTGGAGCAACCCAGATGACTGAGAGCGCCCCCATTACCATCACCATATACT acCCCTCCACTGAAGTATACATTTGGGTTGAGTCGCCAAAGGGCAAAATCAAGGAAGGGGATGTTGTTGAGCTCCGCTGCACTGGCAACGGAAATGATCCATCTGCACTCCTTTCAATCAAGCACACAAGA AGTGGTGAGACCTGGGAGACTGACACGGCGCAGATCAATGCGACCCGTATTAACAGTGGAGAGTACGAGTGCCAAATCGTAGACACGGAGAGCTTCGAGTCCCTCACAAATACCACTGAAGTGTTTGTCAATT ATCTCGATCCTGCCGTTGTGGTGCCTGAACAACCTGCAATGGTGCTCCAAGGAAAGGATGTGATGGCCACCTGTAATGCCGTCTCTTCTCTCCAGACAGAAACAACCTGGTTTAAG gatggagaggagatttCAAAAGGTCACACTCTGATCCTGACGAATGCTACATTCGACACATCAGGGACGTACACGTGTGTCGTGTCCGTTACAGAGCTTGAGGATATGCAGACAAACGGCACACTTATTGTTCATGTCCAGG gccCACCACAAATACGGAAGGACCGCACAGTAATAGAGACTGTTAACAGGGAGGTGGACCTGAAATGTCACGTCAGAGGCTACCCTGTCCCCACCATTATCTGGACCGCTGGCGGAAAG gtcAGCAAAGGATTTCAAAAAGTCACGGAGAACGGAGTTGAAAGTGTGCTCAAGGTCCAAGTCACCTCTGACATGACCGCTGTGTGCAACGCCTCCAATGAATACGGCTCTGACACAAGTACCTTCAACATAAAAGCCA TtgcacacaccaccacacaggCAACAAGCACTACAACCACCACTACCATTTCCAATCCCTCAG tcaaaacagaaacagcaaAGCCACCAAAGAAAGTCAAGAAAG AGAGCAACGGTGTTATCATTGCTGTTGTCATCATCTGCCTCCTGCTCCTGGCTGTCTTGGGGAGTGTGCTCTATTTCCTCTACAAGAAGGGGAAGATCTGTGGCCGATCCGGCAAGCAGGACCT cACTAAATCCAACAAGGACAACATCGTGGTGGAGATGAAGAGTGACAACACAGAGGAAGCGATTCTCCTCGGTGTCAACGgagaaaaacaaccacaaagtcATCAG TAA